TCGCGAGAGCGCGAGAAGTTGCAGACGAAATCCCTCGCAACATCCCGGGCCCCGACCGTCTCGAAGCGGCGGTTACCTTGCTGACTGCCACCAAAACGTCGACGCAGAAGGCACATCCCAGTGAGCGCGTGAAGATCGGCCGAAAAGGCAACCGCATTACCATCGATGTGGACGCTGATCTTGTCCCTCGTGTTGAGGATGCAGTCCGGAAGCTGATCACGGAGCTTCTTGACCGCGGTCAAGACAGGCCAGAGTGACGACCCCGTGTCTTGACCGCGGTCAAGACATCAAAAGCAACGAGCAGAAAACGAAAGGAGGACCGGCTAGAAAAAGAAAGACCCCCCGAAAGCGATGCTTCCGAAGGGCCTCAATCAGTCTCGACACCTGATTGATACCCCCAAAACGAATTGATTTCAACACCGCTTGCGGTGAACGGGGAAGCTTTTTCTTCCGAAACACCATGAGACATGCAACTGAAACAACAACCGCCTTGGCGGAACGGACATTTTGGCCCTGCCCTAACCCCTATGAGCTTCTGGGCCCCGTTCGCGTACTGAAGAAGGAGCTCGGTCTCACAGCCAATGACCTCGCCGTTCTGACCGCGCTCATTAGCTTCCTGCCCCGCAAAGAACGCGAGATTCAGGACAGCCAGCGACTTACGCTCACTGTCGTGTTCCCATCGAACGCTTCTCTGTCAGAGCGCGCCAATGGGCTCGACGAGAGAACACTTCGACGCAGCCTAGGACGCCTCTTAGCTGCTGAACTGATCGAGCGAAAGAGCTCAGCAAATGGCAAGCGCTTTCCGCTGCGTTATGGAGGCGTTATCAGAGATGCCTTCGGTATCGACCTGAAGCCCTTGATCCAAAGGCACGACGCGCTCGCGACACAAGCCTTGCAGCTCACCGAAGAACGCGAGCGCTTGCGCTCACTGAAAGCTGAGGCTTTAGCCCTACGTGCTTCGCTTCTCCAACAGACACGCTTCGATGAAGCAAAGCTGTCTACCCTCAACTTGATCAGAAATGTCCTGCGTCGAGCAACATTAACCGTTGATACAGTCCTGAACGTTATCTCAGAACTTAGGGCCCTCGGAGCCAGTACCGACGCAAGCTACGGTGAACACCATGCCGCAGCAAAAGCTGGTTTCGAAGACAATTCCCAAGCTGTCGAACACCAACCTCATGCACCAGAATCCAACGATCTGCCCGCCACAAACGGACAAAATGTCCGGCAGATAGAGTCTATAAAAAAAGATATTAAACAGATTGCTACGGCTATGGTTAATCGCGGTGAACAAACCGCAAAAACCAAACCCACGATCAACAGAGACACAGCACGCATGGCATGGGAAGACTTCACCCATGTTGCGGCATTTTTCCCAGAACCTCCACGCACAGGAGACGCCCTTACCCGCATTCTATACGACCTCGGTCGATTGCTAAGAATAAACCAAGACGAACTGAGGCATGGAATCCAGAAAGCTGGCGCTGGCAAACTGCTTCTCGTCTTCGACTACCTGTTAGCAAGAGCAGACACGATCAGAAACCCTGGCGCTTATTTTGTAAGGATCCTACGCACACAACTTGCTCCTACATAAGCTTCTTGACCGCGGTCAAGAAGTACCATGAGAGTGAAAGGGTTGTTGGTTTGAGGGTGACGGGAAGTGAGATCGGGAGAGTGGCTTCCGGCGCCCGTTGTGGAGATGATCTGATGGCGAAATCTGCCTCAAAAATTACCCTGTCCGCATCCAAGGACATCCCTTTCGACAAGCTCATGCTGAGCCAGTCCAATGTGCGGCGCATCAAGGCCGGTGTGTCTGTTGAGGAACTGGCCGAGGATATCGCGCGGCGTGGATTGCTGCAGGGCTTGAGCGTCCGGGCGGTGCTGGATGATGATAGCACCGAGACCGGCATGTGTGAAATCCCCGCAGGCGGTCGGCGGTTTCAGGCGCTGGCTTTGCTGGTGAAGCAGAAGCGCCTGGCCAGGACAGCGCCCATTCCCTGCATCCTGCGCGAGGCTGGGTCTGACATTCTGGCGGAAGATGATTCACTGGCCGAGAATATGCAGCGCGTCGCTGTTCATCCGCTCGACCAGTTCCGCGCCTTTGTCATGCTGCGCGAGAAGGGGCAAGGTGATGAAGCGATTGCCGCGGCCTTCTTTGTCACGCCGCAAGTGGTGAAGCAGCGGCTGAAGCTGGCCTCTGTGGCCCCTGCCCTTCTGGATGTCTATGCCGAAGATGGCATGACCCTCGAGCAGCTCATGGCCTTCACTGTCAATCCCGATCACGCCCGCCAGATGCAGGTCTGGGATGTGATCTCATCCTCGTGGAACAAAGAGCCGTTTCAGATCCGGCGGATGCTGACGGAAACCTCGGTCCGCGCCTCGGATCGGCGTGCAGTCTTTGTCGGGGCTGAGGCTTATGAAGCCGCAGGCGGCACGGTTCTGCGCGATCTGTTTCAGGGCGATGATGGCGGCTGGCTTGAAGATGTGGCGCTGCTCGATCGGCTTGTCGCAGAGCGGTTGCAGGCCGAGGCCGAGGCGATTTCCTCCGAGGGCTGGAAGTGGATCGAGGTCGCGCTCGACTTGCCCTATGGCTACAGCCACGGTTTGCGGCGGTTGTCCGGTGATCCGGCGCCAATGAGCGATGAGGAGAGCGCAGCCCATGCTGCGCTGCTGGCTGAGTACCGCGCGCTCGAGGGTGAGTATGCCGGTCACGATGAAATCCCCGAAGAGGTCGACGCCCGTCTGGGAGAGCTCGAGCAGGCCATGGAAGCCATCGAGGCGCGGCCGCTGATCTTCGATCCGTGCGAGGTCACGCGGGCAGGGGCCTTTGTGACCCTTGACCGTTCGGGCCGGCTGTCAGTTTACCGCGGTTATGTCCGCTCTGAAGATGAGCCGCGCGCAGAGACCACGGTCCAGGATGGCAGCGAGGCTGGCGCTGTGCAGATGGGGCAGGGGGGTGATAGCGGGCTTTCGGCTTTGGGCCACGATGGCAGTGATGCCGAGGCCTATGTCGGGACCATCATCACATCGGGCGGGCAGCCGCTCGGGGCTGGTCTGCCGGAGGACGAGGATGATGGTGCTCTGACGCCACTGCCCGAGCGGTTGGTTCAGGAACTGACTGCGCATCGCACCTTGGCTCTGCGCGAGGCCCTTGGCCGGTCTCCCGATGTTGCACTCACGCTGCTCTTGATGAAGCTGGTGGGTGACACGTTCCACAGCGCGGGGACGGCGTCCGGCGGCTGTCTTGAGGCCTCGGTCCGGCAGGTCTATTTGCCTGCGCAAGCACCGGATCTGAAAGACAGTGCCGTGGCGTGTAGCGCGTCAACCACCTTGTCCGGTGCCGACAACCACCTTGGCCGGTTATAGCGGCCGCCGGGGTTGTGTTTTTTACTGTCTTTAGGTCAGGTTTTTTCCTTCTTCTTGGTTGTCGTTTTTGGTTGTCGCTGAGGCTTCGTTTTGCATTTTCATGTTGGCCGCAGCGCTTCTTTGGCGAAAGCTTTGCGCATTCATCTCAAGAATGCTGGCATGGTGGACAAGTCGGTCGATGGCCGCGACGGTCATGGCTTTGTCGGGAAAGATTTGATCCCATCCACTGAACGGCTGATTGGCCGCGATGGCGATGCTGCGATATTCGTATCGCCGGGCAATCAGTTCGAAGAGCACCCCGGTTTCGGCCTGATCCTTGTGGGCATAGGTAATGTCATCAAGGATGATCAGGTCAAATTTGTCGAGCTTGGCCAAAGCTGCTTCGAGCACCAGATCCCGACGTGCGGCTTGCAGTCTTTGGACAAGATCGCTGGTCCGGGTATAGAAGACCCTATGGCCTGCTTCGATCAGGGCATGGCCAATGGCACAGAGAATGTGGGTCTTGCCCGTGCCGGAGTTGCCAATGGCGATCAGGTTTGCGCCGCCGTCCAACCAATCTCCCGCAGCCAGAGCTTCGACCCGGGCGCGTGGTAAGGTAGGCAGAGCTTTGAAATCGAAGGTTGCCAAAGTCTTTCCAGCTGGGAGCTGGGATTCATTCAGATGACGGCGCATGCGGCGCATGTCCCGCTCGGCGAGTTCGTATTCGGCCAGCACGGCCAGGAAGCGCGCAGCCGGCCAGCCTTCGGTATCGGCTCGTGTGGCGATTTCCTGCCATAGCTTGTGGAAGCTGGGTAAGCGCAGGGCGCTCAGCATGCTGGGCAGCGTGTGGATGTCGATCTCCCGGGAGGTCATGCGCGTACCTCCAGCAGCGCATCGAAGCTGTCCAGCGACGGATGAGAAACCACAACATCCTTTGGCAGCACCGCGTGTTTAGGGGTGAGCTGTGTCGCGAGCGTCTTTGGGTCCGGTATCAAACCAGAGCCGAGATCGTCAGCAAGAAGACGTGCCAATTCCGCTTCGCAGGCTTGATCGTGGGCAATAAAGAGCAGAGCGACCATGCGGCGGCAGGCGTCGCGTCGCGGCAGGCTGTGCTGTAGCACTTCCCAGGCCTGCGCGTATTCGGTGCGGGGGAAGAGGCCATCGCGGTAGATCGAGCTCCAAAGAGCCTGTGGTTTGCGCTTCAAGGCATGGATAACGTGGTGGTAATTGATGACATGGACACGATGGCCATCGTTACGGCCTCGGCCACGGGGATGCGTTGCGACAAGGGTGCTGCCCAAGAATGCGTCGAGGCGGTCATCATATAGATGGATGCGCAAACGCTGCCCGATGAGCTGTGACGGCGCGCTGTAAAAGATGCTTTTGACCCTGAAGCCGCCCATTCTTGTGACCGGCACGATAACTTCCGTATAGTCTGTGGTGCGCCGCGGCGGCAAAGGTTTAAGATGCAGCTGTTCTACCTCAACCGCTTCCATACGCTGTCGATTGCGCCGCGCCACCAGCATATCAATGAAACGACGATACTCGGCCACAGATGCAAAATCACGGCTGCCGCGCAGGATCAGTGCCTGTGCGATGGCCTTCTTCAAGTGACGGTTCTGCGATTCCACGGCGCCATTCTCATGGGCTTCACCACGGTTGTTGCGACTGGCATCCATACCATAATGACCGACGAACGCTTCATAGCGCTTGGTAATATCCTCACACTCGTCACGCGTCAGATTTCGAAATGCGGCTGAAAGACTATCCGTACGATGGTTTTGTGGAACACCCCCCAAGGCCCACAACGCCTGCTGGAGGTTCTCGGCCAAGGCCGTAAAGCTCTCCCCGCCCAAGACAACACCAACATGTTCCCAGCGGCTATAGACCATTGCGAAAGGCTCAATTAGCGTTTGTTATGCGTGCCCATGTGCGATAGAACATATAGTGAACATACTGTGTGGAGGGGTATATATGGACCACGACATCTTTCTGGTTTGGCTCAATGAGACGGATAACCTCTCGCCGGACCAGCGCGCCGAGGCGAGTCGGATCCTTTCTGGGTCTCCGTCATTGCAGGCGGTGGTCGATCTCCTTGAGGCAAAGGTTCGTGAGGACCGTATCTGCCCGCACTGCGCTTCAGAAGGAGCTATCATCAGGGGTCATGCAAGTGGCCTTTCCCGGTTCTTTTGCAAAGGCTGCGGCAAAACCTTCAACGCGTTGACCGGTACTCCGCTGGCGCGCCTGCGCCACAAGGGCCGTTGGGCAGAGTTCGCTGCTTCGTTACGTGACGGCGAAACGGTAAAGGTATCCGCTGAGCGTTGCATGGTGGCGCGCACGACCGCTTTTCGTTGGCGTCATCGTTTTCTTCGGGCGGTGACGGCTGGGGCGATCAAGTTGCGCGGCATCGTCGAAGCCGACGAGACCTTCTTTCTGAGCAGCCGAAAAGGTGAACGAAACCTTGATCGTAAGGCCCGTAAACGTGGCGGCAAGGCCGCCAAACGCGGCTTGTCGGAGGAGCAGGTTCCGGTCTTGGTCGCAGCCGACCGATCCGGCACCACCATAAGTGCTGTCTTGCCAGCAGTGACGGCCGCACATCTGCAGGCGGTTTTGCAGCCGCTTCTCGATCCTGATGCGCTCTTGGTCACTGATGGCTGCACCAGTTACCCGCCT
The Roseinatronobacter monicus DNA segment above includes these coding regions:
- a CDS encoding helix-turn-helix domain-containing protein → MRHATETTTALAERTFWPCPNPYELLGPVRVLKKELGLTANDLAVLTALISFLPRKEREIQDSQRLTLTVVFPSNASLSERANGLDERTLRRSLGRLLAAELIERKSSANGKRFPLRYGGVIRDAFGIDLKPLIQRHDALATQALQLTEERERLRSLKAEALALRASLLQQTRFDEAKLSTLNLIRNVLRRATLTVDTVLNVISELRALGASTDASYGEHHAAAKAGFEDNSQAVEHQPHAPESNDLPATNGQNVRQIESIKKDIKQIATAMVNRGEQTAKTKPTINRDTARMAWEDFTHVAAFFPEPPRTGDALTRILYDLGRLLRINQDELRHGIQKAGAGKLLLVFDYLLARADTIRNPGAYFVRILRTQLAPT
- the istB gene encoding IS21-like element helper ATPase IstB, with product MLSALRLPSFHKLWQEIATRADTEGWPAARFLAVLAEYELAERDMRRMRRHLNESQLPAGKTLATFDFKALPTLPRARVEALAAGDWLDGGANLIAIGNSGTGKTHILCAIGHALIEAGHRVFYTRTSDLVQRLQAARRDLVLEAALAKLDKFDLIILDDITYAHKDQAETGVLFELIARRYEYRSIAIAANQPFSGWDQIFPDKAMTVAAIDRLVHHASILEMNAQSFRQRSAAANMKMQNEASATTKNDNQEEGKNLT
- a CDS encoding Mu transposase domain-containing protein, giving the protein MVYSRWEHVGVVLGGESFTALAENLQQALWALGGVPQNHRTDSLSAAFRNLTRDECEDITKRYEAFVGHYGMDASRNNRGEAHENGAVESQNRHLKKAIAQALILRGSRDFASVAEYRRFIDMLVARRNRQRMEAVEVEQLHLKPLPPRRTTDYTEVIVPVTRMGGFRVKSIFYSAPSQLIGQRLRIHLYDDRLDAFLGSTLVATHPRGRGRNDGHRVHVINYHHVIHALKRKPQALWSSIYRDGLFPRTEYAQAWEVLQHSLPRRDACRRMVALLFIAHDQACEAELARLLADDLGSGLIPDPKTLATQLTPKHAVLPKDVVVSHPSLDSFDALLEVRA
- a CDS encoding IS1595 family transposase — protein: MDHDIFLVWLNETDNLSPDQRAEASRILSGSPSLQAVVDLLEAKVREDRICPHCASEGAIIRGHASGLSRFFCKGCGKTFNALTGTPLARLRHKGRWAEFAASLRDGETVKVSAERCMVARTTAFRWRHRFLRAVTAGAIKLRGIVEADETFFLSSRKGERNLDRKARKRGGKAAKRGLSEEQVPVLVAADRSGTTISAVLPAVTAAHLQAVLQPLLDPDALLVTDGCTSYPPCAAAMGISHESLNQTAGQRVRGELHIQTVNSRHERLKTFLRRHRGIATKYLDSYLRWFQLAVIPKHQTPRAILAAAAGILPISRHA